From the Candidatus Peregrinibacteria bacterium genome, one window contains:
- a CDS encoding ATP-binding cassette domain-containing protein: protein MFFTLFRTLWLSKNKRAMFLLVLGNLVFVLLSLVEPIFFREIIDTLLQFESENSSKILLPLFLILGVWAGVAVCILLVRALVAYFADKMAHILSSVDRAHFFTHVLGLSPSFFSEMHSGKLMKNFTKGTDNMFWARLDFYRNILPEVFTVFLLFPFLFILNWRFALLCCTLLFPFFCLGVWMLIRVGGRQEAIEKIYSQETEFVSDTFGNAFLVKSFGLFGNRKHQMKGKQEEILQKQLPLLRWWASLVVLSRIARTVIFFAIFAFGAFLFFRELATIGEIVMFSGFSAMALASIESVTWAIDSMIRRVFAIQEFYRIVDTLPEIIDAPEAIPLTPVLGKVEFCNVSFSYFEETSALKNLSFSVNPGQVIALTGHTGAGKTTVSKLLLRFYDPQKGEIFIDGRNIRAVTQKSLHENIGVVFQETALFNASIRENIAVGRLNASEKEIVEAAKKAQAWEFISKLPKKFDTIVGERGVRLSGGEKQRVALARVFLKNPPILVLDEATSALDAITEQKLQEALEELMKNRTTFVIAHRLSTIRKADCIFVFENGQLVEEGSYYTLLRKKGIFAELVAAQTNGFVE, encoded by the coding sequence GTGTTTTTCACTCTCTTTCGTACTCTTTGGCTTTCGAAAAATAAAAGAGCAATGTTTCTCCTTGTTTTGGGAAACCTTGTGTTTGTTCTCCTGAGTCTTGTGGAGCCTATTTTTTTTCGGGAAATCATCGACACGCTTTTGCAATTTGAAAGTGAAAATTCTTCAAAAATATTATTGCCTCTCTTTTTGATTCTTGGTGTTTGGGCAGGAGTGGCAGTGTGTATTTTGCTTGTTCGTGCATTGGTGGCATATTTTGCAGATAAAATGGCGCATATTTTGTCTTCAGTTGATCGTGCGCATTTTTTTACTCATGTTTTAGGGCTTTCTCCTAGTTTTTTTTCAGAAATGCATTCGGGAAAACTGATGAAAAATTTTACAAAGGGAACAGATAATATGTTTTGGGCGCGACTCGATTTTTACCGTAACATTCTTCCAGAAGTTTTTACCGTTTTTCTCCTTTTCCCCTTTCTCTTCATACTGAATTGGCGTTTTGCGCTTTTGTGTTGTACTCTTCTCTTTCCGTTTTTTTGTTTGGGAGTGTGGATGCTCATTCGGGTTGGAGGAAGGCAAGAAGCCATTGAAAAAATCTATTCCCAAGAAACAGAGTTTGTTTCCGATACTTTTGGAAACGCATTTCTCGTAAAAAGTTTTGGTCTCTTTGGAAATCGAAAGCATCAAATGAAGGGAAAACAGGAGGAAATTCTTCAAAAACAACTTCCACTCCTTCGTTGGTGGGCGTCACTTGTGGTGCTTTCGCGAATTGCGCGCACGGTTATTTTCTTTGCTATTTTTGCGTTTGGCGCATTCCTGTTTTTTCGGGAATTAGCAACCATAGGAGAAATTGTTATGTTTTCGGGATTTTCTGCTATGGCACTTGCCAGTATTGAGAGCGTAACATGGGCGATTGATTCTATGATTCGTCGAGTATTTGCGATTCAGGAGTTTTATCGCATTGTGGATACTCTGCCAGAAATCATCGACGCGCCAGAGGCGATTCCGCTCACTCCTGTCCTAGGAAAAGTAGAGTTTTGCAATGTTTCTTTTTCATATTTCGAAGAGACTTCAGCACTTAAAAACCTCTCATTTTCTGTAAATCCAGGGCAAGTTATTGCGCTTACTGGGCACACTGGTGCAGGAAAAACGACCGTGAGCAAATTGCTTCTCCGGTTTTATGATCCACAAAAAGGAGAAATCTTCATCGATGGAAGAAACATTCGCGCGGTGACTCAAAAATCACTCCACGAGAATATTGGTGTAGTATTTCAAGAAACTGCACTTTTTAATGCTTCCATTCGTGAAAATATCGCGGTTGGTCGTTTGAACGCTTCTGAGAAAGAAATTGTGGAGGCAGCAAAAAAAGCGCAAGCATGGGAGTTTATTTCCAAACTTCCCAAGAAGTTCGATACGATTGTGGGTGAGCGAGGAGTGCGTCTTTCTGGTGGAGAAAAACAGCGCGTGGCGTTAGCACGAGTATTCCTCAAAAATCCACCAATTCTCGTGCTCGATGAAGCCACCAGTGCGCTTGATGCTATTACTGAACAAAAACTGCAGGAGGCTTTGGAAGAACTTATGAAAAATCGCACCACGTTTGTTATTGCTCATCGCCTGAGTACTATTCGCAAAGCTGACTGTATTTTTGTGTTCGAAAATGGACAGCTGGTAGAAGAGGGGAGTTATTATACCCTTCTTCGAAAAAAAGGAATTTTTGCAGAGCTTGTTGCGGCACAAACAAACGGATTTGTGGAGTAG
- a CDS encoding citramalate synthase, which yields MKKNILLFDTTLRDGAQMTGISFSARDKIAIAKKLDELRFDYIEGGFPGSNPKDSEFFELAEKEHWKYAKICAFGATRHKKNACHEDKSLIALRDSGAPVCVLFGKSSRFHAEKILETSAEENLCILEESVRFLVDAGKEVIFDAEHFFDGFFEDREYAIECLRAAARGGAINLTLADTNGGMLPEKVTEAVSYAQNSTDVSLGIHAHNDSDLAVANTLAAVNAGVTLIQGTINGLGERCGNASLTSVIPILQLKMGIPVLSENALSHLTNLSRFVQELSNLNPRKDLPFVGHWAFRHKGGVHVSAMRKNPNSYQHILPELVGNQSSSSVSELSGRANILEFLHSRNISASDDEVTRFLHEVKEREREGLAFDGGETSLEVLARKVIEEKPLPFTVIDFFVHTEKIATATDPVSAIEATTRVVIREEEFHTAGFGNGPVNALDVALRKALEPIYPWITHAELVDFKVRIVDMSLGTSAKTRVQIETKGEDGEIWRTVGCSQNIIAASMQALEDALIFAIWKGEYC from the coding sequence GTGAAGAAAAATATCCTCCTCTTTGACACGACACTTCGCGATGGTGCGCAAATGACGGGTATCAGTTTTTCCGCGCGGGATAAAATTGCTATCGCCAAAAAGCTCGATGAACTCAGGTTCGATTATATTGAAGGGGGATTTCCCGGAAGCAACCCAAAAGACTCCGAATTTTTTGAACTTGCTGAAAAAGAGCACTGGAAGTACGCAAAAATTTGTGCGTTTGGCGCAACGCGACATAAAAAAAATGCGTGTCACGAAGACAAAAGCCTCATTGCACTTCGCGATTCTGGTGCGCCAGTATGTGTCCTTTTTGGAAAAAGTTCTCGTTTTCATGCAGAAAAAATTCTCGAAACATCCGCCGAAGAAAATCTTTGCATTCTCGAAGAATCTGTTCGGTTTTTGGTTGATGCCGGAAAAGAAGTTATTTTTGACGCAGAACACTTTTTTGATGGTTTTTTTGAAGATCGTGAGTATGCAATCGAATGCTTGCGTGCGGCGGCTCGTGGTGGTGCTATAAATCTCACCTTGGCAGATACCAATGGGGGAATGCTTCCCGAGAAGGTTACAGAAGCAGTTTCGTACGCTCAAAATTCCACGGATGTTTCGCTTGGCATTCACGCTCATAATGACAGCGATCTTGCGGTGGCAAATACGTTAGCGGCGGTAAATGCCGGTGTTACCCTTATTCAGGGCACTATCAACGGGCTTGGCGAGCGATGTGGAAATGCAAGTTTGACGAGCGTTATTCCTATTCTTCAGCTCAAAATGGGAATTCCTGTACTCTCAGAAAATGCGCTTTCGCATCTCACCAATCTCTCGCGGTTTGTGCAGGAGCTTTCAAATCTTAATCCTCGAAAAGATTTACCATTTGTGGGGCATTGGGCGTTTCGGCACAAAGGCGGCGTACACGTTTCTGCTATGCGAAAAAATCCAAACAGCTATCAACATATTCTTCCAGAATTGGTTGGGAACCAGTCTTCGAGTTCTGTTTCCGAGCTTTCTGGGCGAGCGAATATTCTTGAGTTTTTGCATTCCCGAAATATTTCGGCGAGTGATGATGAAGTGACTCGTTTTCTGCATGAAGTGAAGGAACGTGAACGCGAAGGACTCGCATTTGACGGAGGAGAAACAAGTCTTGAAGTGCTTGCTCGAAAGGTAATTGAAGAAAAACCACTTCCTTTTACTGTTATCGACTTTTTTGTACACACAGAAAAAATTGCCACTGCCACCGATCCAGTTAGTGCGATTGAGGCAACAACGCGAGTTGTTATCCGTGAAGAAGAATTTCACACCGCAGGTTTTGGAAACGGACCAGTCAATGCACTCGATGTGGCGCTTCGAAAAGCATTGGAGCCAATATATCCATGGATTACTCATGCGGAACTTGTTGATTTTAAAGTTCGTATTGTTGATATGAGTCTTGGAACTTCTGCAAAAACGCGCGTACAAATTGAAACCAAAGGAGAAGACGGGGAAATTTGGCGCACGGTTGGATGTTCGCAAAATATTATTGCCGCGAGCATGCAAGCACTAGAAGATGCGCTTATCTTTGCTATTTGGAAAGGGGAATATTGCTAA
- a CDS encoding arsenic efflux protein: MDSLSRDACTLFFTKSLHRIFFGVLLFFFTATFLFFPETFSVIVQTFSDAYIGVSVFVGLVFLLFFGVEYLFNIDTARFFRKNQKWHVPISAFLGVLPGCGGAIMVITQFVAGRIGFGSVVAVLTSTMGDAAFLLLAQRPFEATILFGISFVAGTIFGFLVEKIHGPDFLRQKSTEKTCFWEGKFRFGMGEKLWMTIFIPGLVLAFCDAFHVPVNEFFGFEVFQYFGFFAGLLSLILWGTSPYASPKIVSCRENISQLLGQVIFDTNFVFVWVLVAFLAFELPNFWFSFSIEQLFSGSELFLPLVGVLIGFLPGCGPQILVTAAYISGAIPFSAQVANAISNDGDALFPAIALAPRVALYATLYTSIPALLIGYGWMFFFE; the protein is encoded by the coding sequence ATGGATTCTCTTTCGCGAGATGCGTGTACTCTTTTTTTTACGAAATCACTCCACCGAATTTTTTTTGGAGTTCTCCTCTTCTTTTTTACGGCTACCTTCCTTTTTTTTCCAGAAACATTTTCAGTTATTGTTCAAACGTTTTCCGATGCTTACATTGGAGTAAGTGTTTTTGTGGGACTTGTCTTCCTCCTCTTTTTTGGAGTGGAATATCTTTTTAATATCGATACTGCGCGGTTCTTTAGAAAGAACCAAAAATGGCATGTTCCCATTTCGGCGTTTTTGGGAGTGCTTCCGGGGTGCGGCGGAGCCATTATGGTCATTACTCAGTTTGTTGCTGGGCGTATTGGATTTGGCTCTGTTGTGGCAGTACTTACTTCCACTATGGGTGATGCGGCGTTCCTCTTGCTAGCGCAACGACCTTTTGAGGCAACGATCCTCTTTGGAATTTCGTTTGTTGCCGGAACTATTTTTGGATTTCTCGTGGAAAAAATACACGGACCAGATTTTCTTCGACAAAAGAGCACAGAAAAAACGTGTTTTTGGGAAGGGAAATTTCGTTTTGGTATGGGAGAAAAACTCTGGATGACGATTTTTATCCCTGGTTTAGTCCTTGCTTTTTGTGATGCCTTTCATGTTCCCGTGAATGAGTTTTTTGGATTTGAAGTGTTTCAGTATTTTGGATTCTTCGCTGGGCTTCTTTCTTTGATACTCTGGGGAACATCCCCGTATGCGAGCCCTAAGATTGTCAGTTGTCGTGAAAATATATCCCAATTATTGGGGCAGGTTATCTTCGATACAAATTTTGTGTTTGTTTGGGTTCTTGTTGCTTTTCTCGCGTTTGAACTTCCAAATTTTTGGTTTTCCTTTTCCATAGAACAGCTTTTCTCGGGATCAGAACTATTTCTTCCTCTTGTTGGGGTTCTTATCGGATTTCTTCCGGGGTGTGGTCCACAAATTCTGGTGACAGCCGCCTATATTAGCGGTGCTATTCCGTTTTCTGCGCAAGTTGCCAATGCTATTTCTAACGATGGTGATGCGCTTTTTCCGGCGATTGCTCTTGCACCACGTGTTGCACTCTATGCGACGCTTTATACTTCTATTCCAGCACTTCTCATTGGGTATGGATGGATGTTCTTTTTTGAGTAG
- the argS gene encoding arginine--tRNA ligase — MFEQYLQNLLQKAVFDATGQEEKIVLETPKHDGHGDFSTPIAMKIGKEEGKNPREVAQNIINNIPKNTVIENVEIAGPGFINITLDSTFIAEELENFDPTQVLENPNPKRIMVEFGNPNIAKPLHFGHFRGLIIGESLARILRFTSHNVLTDNFIGNWGTQFGKLIVAIRKWGNNEDIDKNPTEELVKLYRKFHEELEKNPELEKEGAEEFRKMEQDRDEENLKLWEWIVGESMKDFEKIAIRLGAHFDVIRGEAFYEKMLPNVLHRLEESGVGTVESGGALVVHFPEETKLPTMIFRKTDGATLYQTRDLAKVIFYNTEGFDEMVYVVANDQSLHFRQFLETARMLGYSGTYIHVAHGMVRLPEGKMSTRAGRSIGLEEVLDEAKKRSFDILTHHNTEFSGAEKEELAEIIAIGALKFNDLSQNLKTDITFDWEKMLSFEGYSAPFLQYSAVRCKSILRKEGLSTVSPPHDFSLPEPEELVLAKKILAFPHAVFEAEKTLEPHHLAQYLFELASEFNRFYSACSVLNAENDSVKNRRLFLTNLTGKTLEHGLFLLGIQTPERM, encoded by the coding sequence ATGTTTGAACAATACCTTCAGAATCTTCTGCAAAAAGCAGTGTTTGATGCCACCGGACAAGAGGAAAAAATAGTTCTTGAAACTCCAAAACATGATGGGCATGGAGATTTTTCCACGCCCATTGCGATGAAAATTGGAAAAGAAGAAGGAAAAAATCCGAGAGAAGTTGCGCAAAATATTATCAATAATATTCCAAAAAATACTGTTATCGAAAATGTTGAAATTGCTGGTCCTGGTTTTATAAATATCACTCTTGATTCCACTTTCATTGCGGAAGAATTAGAAAATTTTGATCCGACACAAGTACTCGAAAATCCAAATCCAAAAAGAATTATGGTTGAGTTTGGGAATCCCAATATTGCAAAACCTCTTCATTTTGGACATTTCCGCGGACTTATTATTGGTGAAAGTTTGGCACGTATTTTGCGATTTACTAGTCATAATGTGCTGACCGATAATTTTATTGGAAACTGGGGAACACAGTTTGGAAAACTTATTGTCGCCATTCGAAAATGGGGAAATAATGAGGATATCGACAAAAATCCAACGGAGGAACTTGTAAAACTCTACCGAAAATTTCACGAAGAACTCGAAAAAAATCCCGAACTCGAAAAAGAAGGTGCCGAGGAGTTCCGAAAAATGGAGCAAGATCGCGACGAAGAAAATCTTAAATTGTGGGAATGGATTGTAGGTGAGTCGATGAAAGATTTTGAAAAAATAGCGATTCGTTTGGGCGCGCATTTTGATGTGATTCGCGGAGAGGCATTCTACGAAAAAATGCTCCCCAATGTCCTTCATCGTTTAGAAGAGAGCGGAGTGGGGACAGTAGAATCAGGCGGAGCCTTGGTAGTGCATTTTCCCGAAGAAACAAAACTTCCGACGATGATCTTCCGCAAAACTGATGGTGCAACACTCTACCAAACGCGAGATCTTGCAAAAGTTATTTTTTACAATACCGAAGGATTTGATGAAATGGTGTATGTGGTGGCAAATGATCAGTCGCTTCATTTTCGACAGTTCCTCGAAACCGCTCGCATGCTTGGATACTCTGGGACATATATTCACGTTGCACACGGAATGGTCCGTCTGCCGGAGGGAAAAATGAGTACGCGTGCTGGGCGTAGTATTGGTTTGGAAGAGGTTTTAGACGAAGCAAAAAAGCGATCATTTGATATTCTTACCCATCACAACACCGAATTTTCTGGAGCGGAAAAAGAAGAACTCGCAGAGATAATTGCCATTGGTGCACTGAAGTTTAATGACCTCTCACAAAACCTAAAAACAGATATTACGTTCGACTGGGAAAAGATGCTCAGCTTTGAAGGTTATTCCGCACCATTTTTGCAGTATTCCGCGGTACGGTGCAAAAGTATTCTCCGCAAAGAAGGGCTCTCTACTGTTTCTCCTCCGCACGATTTTTCTCTGCCAGAACCGGAAGAACTCGTACTTGCAAAAAAAATTCTTGCATTTCCGCATGCTGTGTTCGAGGCAGAAAAAACATTAGAGCCACATCATCTCGCACAATATCTCTTTGAACTTGCGAGCGAGTTCAATCGCTTTTATTCCGCTTGTTCGGTGCTCAATGCCGAGAATGATTCCGTCAAAAATCGGCGTCTTTTTCTGACAAATCTTACGGGAAAAACATTAGAGCACGGATTATTTCTCTTGGGAATTCAAACCCCAGAGCGAATGTAA
- a CDS encoding GNAT family N-acetyltransferase — translation MKIQLAKSDEEIQQCFSVMSELRPHLEKEMFLFQIRRQEQQGFSLVFAEENDVVVAVAGFRLMENLAYGKFVFVDDLITSEKERSKGYGDALLDWIFQFARKNNCTSIQLDSGVQRFDAHRFYLRKQMNISCHHFSLNLK, via the coding sequence ATGAAAATACAACTTGCAAAAAGTGATGAGGAAATACAGCAATGTTTTTCGGTGATGAGTGAACTTCGTCCACACCTTGAAAAAGAAATGTTTCTTTTTCAGATTCGAAGACAAGAACAACAAGGGTTTTCTTTGGTTTTTGCTGAAGAAAATGACGTGGTAGTAGCTGTTGCTGGGTTTCGTTTGATGGAGAATTTGGCATACGGAAAATTTGTTTTTGTTGACGATCTCATTACGAGTGAAAAAGAGCGGTCGAAAGGGTATGGCGATGCGCTTTTGGATTGGATTTTTCAATTTGCTCGAAAGAATAATTGCACATCCATTCAGCTTGATTCAGGAGTGCAACGTTTCGATGCTCATCGCTTTTATTTGCGAAAGCAAATGAACATTTCATGCCATCATTTTTCGCTGAATTTGAAATGA
- a CDS encoding alpha/beta hydrolase encodes MNLKKFLQKIGVFTLLVYAFLYISFCVFVFFTQKNLLFFPSRELFDPPNNLSVENVFFQTEDNVRLHGWYLNKNAEKTVLFFHGNGGNISYNIEQIKIFDHLELNALVFDYREYGKSGGVIQKEEDLYFDARAALNYLLEEKSVDISNIIFWGHSLGGAIALDTAQNKKAHAVIVESTFFSADEMARRNFRFLPVSLISRFHFRSDLKIQNIPTKILFVHSTDDDVVPFQQGEKLYERANTPKHFLEVSGSHHVIAPKSQELYLSTVRDFLEME; translated from the coding sequence GTGAATTTGAAAAAATTTTTGCAGAAAATTGGGGTTTTTACACTTCTCGTCTACGCTTTTCTTTACATTTCTTTTTGCGTTTTTGTTTTCTTTACTCAAAAAAATCTTCTTTTTTTTCCTTCAAGAGAACTTTTTGATCCGCCAAATAATCTTTCTGTGGAAAATGTTTTCTTCCAAACAGAAGATAATGTTCGCCTGCATGGGTGGTATTTGAATAAAAATGCGGAAAAAACAGTACTGTTTTTTCATGGAAATGGGGGAAATATTTCGTATAACATCGAGCAAATAAAAATTTTTGATCATCTCGAGCTCAATGCGCTTGTTTTTGATTATCGAGAATATGGAAAAAGCGGTGGTGTCATTCAAAAAGAGGAAGATCTTTATTTCGATGCTCGTGCGGCACTGAACTATCTTTTAGAAGAAAAAAGTGTTGATATTTCAAATATCATTTTTTGGGGACATTCACTTGGAGGAGCGATTGCTCTTGATACGGCTCAGAATAAAAAAGCACATGCGGTTATTGTTGAATCCACCTTTTTTTCTGCTGACGAAATGGCTCGGAGAAATTTTCGGTTTCTTCCGGTGAGTCTCATTTCTCGTTTTCACTTTCGTTCTGATTTAAAAATACAAAACATACCAACAAAAATTCTTTTTGTTCATAGTACAGACGATGATGTTGTTCCGTTTCAACAGGGGGAAAAGCTCTATGAAAGAGCGAATACTCCAAAACATTTTTTGGAAGTTTCTGGTTCTCATCATGTAATCGCTCCAAAATCACAAGAGCTCTATTTGAGTACTGTGCGAGACTTTTTGGAGATGGAATAA
- the dnaJ gene encoding molecular chaperone DnaJ, with the protein MAEEYYKTLGVEKTANADEIKRAYRKLAAKYHPDVNKSSDAEATFKKVQEAWEVLSDPQKKAMYDRYGSAGGSGGGGFGGNGGFSGGGFNPEDFSDFMGGFDGGIGQIFETFFGGAGGSGRRGPERGRNIHTETTVSLAEAVSGKKHNISIEAYESCSACEGAGKKKGTGMKSCQTCAGTGQVARDQQTPLGYIRTASVCPNCRGEGRIPEHPCPSCSGTGRMITKRNIGVEIPPGVFDGALLRVPEKGEAGERGQPSGDLLLKVNVTPDRRFRRDGNDIHSEVSISLFEAVLGNEREVETVQGKVTTVISPGTQPDAVIRIRSKGMPILNRNQFGDHLIHIRVNIPKKLSKKEKELFLELAKESGEKLKHEKGFLEGLFS; encoded by the coding sequence ATGGCAGAAGAATATTACAAAACCCTTGGTGTAGAAAAAACGGCAAATGCCGATGAAATTAAACGCGCCTATCGAAAACTTGCGGCAAAATACCATCCAGATGTGAATAAATCGTCCGATGCAGAAGCAACATTTAAAAAAGTACAAGAAGCATGGGAAGTTCTTTCTGATCCGCAAAAAAAAGCCATGTACGACCGATATGGCAGTGCCGGAGGATCTGGTGGAGGCGGATTTGGCGGAAACGGAGGATTTTCTGGAGGAGGTTTTAATCCGGAGGATTTTTCGGATTTCATGGGAGGATTTGACGGAGGAATTGGACAGATTTTTGAAACCTTTTTTGGAGGCGCCGGAGGAAGCGGAAGACGAGGACCAGAACGCGGAAGAAATATTCACACAGAAACAACCGTTTCTCTTGCGGAAGCAGTTTCTGGGAAAAAACATAACATTTCGATAGAAGCATATGAATCGTGCTCCGCATGCGAAGGTGCTGGAAAAAAGAAAGGAACAGGAATGAAGAGCTGTCAGACATGCGCCGGAACCGGACAAGTGGCACGCGATCAACAAACCCCACTCGGATACATTCGCACGGCAAGTGTTTGCCCAAACTGCCGAGGAGAAGGACGCATTCCAGAGCATCCCTGCCCATCGTGTTCCGGAACTGGACGCATGATTACAAAACGGAATATTGGCGTAGAAATTCCACCAGGAGTCTTTGACGGAGCGCTTTTGCGCGTCCCCGAAAAAGGCGAAGCAGGAGAACGTGGTCAACCAAGCGGAGATTTACTCCTCAAGGTGAATGTTACACCAGATCGTCGATTTCGCCGAGACGGAAACGATATTCATTCAGAAGTTTCTATTAGTCTTTTTGAAGCAGTGCTCGGAAACGAGCGAGAGGTTGAAACCGTTCAGGGGAAAGTAACTACTGTTATTTCTCCCGGAACCCAACCAGATGCCGTTATTCGTATTCGAAGCAAAGGAATGCCGATTTTGAACCGAAACCAATTTGGTGACCACCTCATCCACATTCGCGTCAATATTCCAAAAAAACTAAGCAAGAAAGAAAAAGAACTCTTTTTGGAACTCGCCAAAGAATCGGGCGAGAAACTGAAACACGAAAAAGGATTTTTAGAGGGACTGTTTTCGTAA
- a CDS encoding NAD(P)-dependent glycerol-3-phosphate dehydrogenase produces MTETPKIVAVVGAGNMGTTLANLLAKNGHTVRIWDINTDVLQEIQEKQTNTRYLPGVSLSPRITPSLNLSECVAGADYILLVVPSVFLRETVKRFAHVLKTGQILVNCAKGIEESSLKFMIEVIEEEIPEELHHFVADLSGPSLAKEVAEEKMTRVILVSRNQCILPKIKKLLEDGNDYFRAGLLMDHIGVQLGGMMKNIYALAIGICDAVDASYNTKAFVLDAGLSEMTKLGVAMGAHRETFYGLSGVGDLIATCFSENSRNRALGKLLGSGKSLDQALKEMVMVAEGIPATRVTKKLSQKYNVFLPVAEEMHHVLFDGYSAEQSSRALIRIVT; encoded by the coding sequence ATGACTGAAACACCAAAAATTGTCGCTGTTGTTGGTGCGGGAAACATGGGAACAACCCTTGCCAATCTTCTGGCAAAAAATGGTCACACCGTTCGCATTTGGGACATTAATACCGATGTTTTACAAGAAATACAGGAGAAACAAACAAATACCCGCTATCTTCCGGGAGTTTCACTTTCTCCACGTATTACTCCATCACTCAATCTTTCTGAATGTGTTGCGGGCGCGGATTATATCCTCCTCGTTGTTCCATCTGTATTTCTTCGCGAAACGGTAAAGCGCTTTGCTCATGTTCTGAAGACGGGACAAATTCTTGTTAATTGTGCAAAAGGAATTGAAGAGAGCAGTTTAAAATTTATGATAGAAGTGATTGAAGAAGAAATTCCAGAAGAACTTCATCATTTTGTTGCCGATCTTTCTGGACCGTCACTCGCAAAAGAAGTGGCAGAGGAGAAAATGACGCGCGTTATTCTTGTGTCACGAAATCAGTGTATTTTGCCAAAAATCAAAAAACTTCTCGAAGATGGAAATGATTATTTTCGAGCTGGACTTCTTATGGATCATATTGGCGTTCAGCTTGGCGGAATGATGAAAAATATCTACGCCCTTGCGATTGGGATTTGTGATGCGGTGGATGCAAGTTACAATACAAAAGCGTTTGTGCTCGACGCCGGACTTTCGGAAATGACAAAACTTGGCGTTGCCATGGGCGCACATCGAGAAACATTTTATGGACTTTCGGGGGTAGGGGATCTTATCGCCACGTGTTTTAGTGAAAACAGCCGAAATCGCGCACTCGGAAAACTGCTTGGAAGTGGAAAATCTCTCGATCAGGCATTAAAAGAAATGGTGATGGTAGCAGAAGGGATTCCGGCAACACGTGTTACAAAAAAACTCTCTCAAAAATATAATGTGTTTCTTCCGGTTGCCGAAGAAATGCATCATGTTCTTTTCGATGGATATTCTGCCGAACAGTCTTCTCGGGCGCTTATCCGCATTGTTACTTAG